The window GAGGAGTCACTGGGCTACTGCTTCTAGAACACTCAGCTCATGGAGggtaaggggatcaggggagaTTGTAGAGGTCTTTTTTCCTAtctatctctgaggcaggactctgtgacTTTGCCATATTTAGATCCAGGTCTTATTTTGGGACCCCTAGTCTCAAGAAAAGCTTATTGACATTGCAGAGGGCAAGTCAGGAGAGCAGCctgagcctctcataagaccttgaaagaattgaggtccctgaggggtgtccctgaaaatagctgcaaaaaccctcaaaagtttgggaaaatGTGTCCTCCACCCTGAAAGGAAAGTCCtgccttaacaaagagttaaatcaagtcataggctggggaaatgagcaaacaatagaagaaaaaaatttaatcacagacaattactttggtcccatggaggagcaaaatacaaactcagaagatgacaaattcaaaGATTCTATATTCAAAGCCTACAAGGGAAGTATGAATTGTGCTCAGATTATGTAAGAactcaaaaaaggctttgaaaatcaagtaaaggaggtagagaaaaaaatggtaagagaaatgagaacaatgtaggaaaatcatgaaaaacagcttggtgaaagaattacaaaaaagtactcaagaaaataatgtattaaaaatcactttaggggcagctaggtggcacagtggataaagcaccggccctggagtcaggagtacctgggttcaaatctggtctcagacacttaataattacctagctgtgtggccttgggcaagccacttaaccccatttgccttgcaaaaaaaacctaaaaaaaatcactttaggtcaaatggaaaaacaatccaaaaggccaaatgaggagggaaaaaaaatgctctaaaaagcagaattgctcaGATGGACAACCTGTAGAACTCCTTCATAATTCCATATGTTTTGGACAATTATTGCAAATAGACACTGAGCTGTGTTTAAAATTAAATgggagtggggtggctaggtggcgcagtggatagagcaccggccctggagtcaggagtacttgggtttaaattccgtctcagacacttgataattacctagctatgtggccttgggcaagctacttagtcccatttgccttgcaaaagccataaaaaaaatgggaggcAGAGAATGGGCTGAGTTGCTTTTGGGGAAAATACAAAGCTCTAGTGATCCAACACAGAAGCCCATTTTTTGATATTATCATCTGCTGCTGTTATATTGTTATTGAATATGGGATGTTGCAATTtgcaaagaatggaaaatatgGATCACTCAGTGCACTGGAGAGGTACCTGGTGAATATGAGTAGAATCCTACATATAATAAGGGGAAAACCCAAAGAAAAGATGTCAAAGAAATGCTATCCAAAAAGATTAGTTAATTACCTAGTAAGAAGAAGGAATATGCATTGGGGCAACCTGTATTTCTTCTACAACCTTCTCCTTATAATTTTAAGGCAGAGCAAGGAAAGCTCCTGAAACTTTGTACAAGCCCTCTTTGGAGGATTTATTGGAAGATTGTAGACAAAAGTAACATAGGGTAGCTAGGTTGTtcagtggataaaccactggtcctggagttagaaagacctgaatgcAAATATCAgacattatctgtgtgactttggatgatcatttaaccttttttgccccagttttcttatctattaaatggaaaaaataataaattctttctcctagagttgtgaggataaaataacatatttacaATCTACTTTGCAAAATCTTAAAGTGCCATATAGATGCAGGTtattgatgtttatccttcattcttgaagagaaccaatgacatcaggaaggtgatgtcttgacttacaagtgaattgaatttaagtgagacagagctgttgaaaatcatcagtctcactgtttcctccagagtcatcagggtCCAGTACTTATCATATTAGGATGAGGAACCATTGAATGGATTATGGGTGAGGGGAACAGCCCCAGTGATTTCATAGATCCATTTGATTCCATTTGAATATGAATAATTTCCTCTAGTGGATTTTCATTTCACTGTTTtgataaagattttatatttagagtaccaattgttaaattttttttgtgagTATAAGAGTTGTAATGTTCTATATGTTTGTTTTTCTGCTGCTCCATTTGGATATTCTTTCTTCTGCACTATTTCCATCTGATTCTTCTCAAAACTATAtaattcctctttctccttttttactccAACTGTGGTTATCCTTCAACTCTCCCTGATCTTGGTACTTTTTCCCCTCAagatatactttcttttttcttttctttttcttttttggcaaggcaaatggagttaagtgagttgcccaaggtcacacagctaggtaattattaagtgtctgaggccggatttgaactcagatcttcctgaatccaagaccagtactctatccactgtaccacctagctgccccaagatataATTTCTTTAACCTTAGACAACCCTCCATATTCAATTATAGTCAATTTAGTTGACTCATGTTCTATATCTTTATGCCCAATGTCTCTGCCCTGAGATCCAGTACTTCATTGTCAACTGCTTCTggaaagtttcatttctaaaatcagAGGACTGGATTAGATAGAGAGTTGCTgaaatccctttcagttctaggtTCTCAAACACTGTTTtgtagaacttttaaaaaaatctgagactAACTTAAAATGGGCAAACCAGAAGTAAGATCAATTTTAAGTTAACTTGTCAAAGTCACTAAATATACCACATTTAACTTTAATTAAGTATAAACATTGCTTTGAGGAATACATAAGTTGTTAAATGTCTTTGTTGTTAAATAACTTACATTGTAGAATGGAGAGAGGAtacaaatagaattttaaaaaatggcaagACAGAGTTCCAGGCAGTGTTATAATACCTGAGAAGGGAAGGAATCATTTTCAACTAGGTGTGTAAAGAAAGAATGGAACAGAGAATCAGGGATGACTTCATGGAAGAAGTAGTATTCAAGTTGGActttgaaggaagataagaattTCCATAGATAGGCAGGAATCACCTATGTGACTTCATAAAGGTGGGGTGGCAGTAGATCATCAGAAAACAATCAGTCATCCACTTTGGCCAGATCACAGAGtactggaagggaaaaaaagaacgaACTAAGGCTTCATAGGTAAGTAGGGGTCAAATTAAGGAAGTATTTTATGTGAAGTTAgggtgtttatattttattctacagGAAAACAATGCCGATTTGTTTTAGAGCAGAGGATTATTGGAATTGGATGTGTTTTTTAGGAAGACCTTGGCAGCTGTGTGAAGTATCAATTACAGAGGGGAGAAACTGGAGTCAAGGATATAGGCATTAGTAATCTAAGCAAGGGACAATGAGGACTTGAATTTGGATTTTGTTAAAGTGAATAGAGAAGGAGGCATAGATATAAGAGATATTACAGAGGTAATATAATAGATGgagttctggacttggagacaggaagacctgaatttcaaTCCTTTCTCAGTTGCTTCCTAGTTATGCAatcctgggcaaattgcttaacattttagcctcattttcctcatctgtaaagtggggattaTAGTACCTTTTTCAAAGGatgattgtgagaatcaaatgaagtcAGGCATAGATAAAGAtaattctttgcaaaccttaccCTACTATGTaaatgttgttgtttagtcatttttcagccatgtctgactctttatgatcctgCTTGAGattttttcttgtcaaagatagtaaagtggcttgccatttccttctccagctcatttcacagataaggaatctgaatctaacaggggtaagtgacttgctcaagttcacatagctagtaagtgactaaggtcagatttgaattcaagtcttcctgactccaggcttattgctctatcctctgcattgCCTAGTTGCCCTCATGTACAGTCAATAAGTGTAGATAATTGAGCCTTCCTTCGACTTTGCTGCCCCCTCCCCAAACCAAAGATGTTTCAGGGATTTTTAACCCTACATTTTTGGGATACTAGGACTATTTATATCACATTAGAAAACTAGGGAAGAGAGGTGAGAAAATGAACTTGATATAGGGATATATTACATTTGGTGGCTACATGACATGGCTAGGTGATAGAgaggagtcaggaagtcctgacttcaaatttatatatctttaaataataactAGCTATGGTACACAGCATAAATTATCTGATCTCTCTCTGCTTTAGGTTTCTAGTCTGTAATattgtgataataatagcacttacctcctagGGGTTGTGAGGATATTTGTTAAGtggtttgcaaaccttaaggcacTACATAAATAGtaaccattattattttttggggggtactAGTAAGACTTCTTAAGAGATGTCTCATTGAaagtcataggattatagattatGATCCCAAATCAAGGGCGGGGAACCCTTGATGGAAATGGAGAACTTGTGAAGCAGGCTTACTCACCCCTCTTCCCAAGACAATGCAATCACAACTGAACCATACCTACTTATCCTATGTTACTCATTcccatcccaaaatgaaaagcatgtgtgtgtgtgtgtgtgtgtgtgtgtgtgtgtgtgtgtgtgtgtgtgtacattgaGATGGGGGAGGCAAATTGTCCACTGACACAAGATTATATTGACATAATATTGGTGATCAGAATTTTACCTATGCAGCTCTACGGGTTATCTGGATTAGATTAGGTTATAACTGTGTTGAAGGGTCCATAAAGGACCCAATCATAATTTAGTGCAGGGGATGGAGAAAGTGGGAAACGAAAAGAATTAACATTTAAATAGAATGTATgatgtgctaagtgttttacaaatattttgtcattttacccCCACAATGATTCTTCAGGGTAGGTGcagttattatcctcattttacagttgaggaaactgaggcaaacaaaagtcaagtgacttccccagagtcaaaaagctcaggtcttcttgactctactccTTCCACTAgatcaactagctgccccaaaaaggGACAGTATTGAAGGTGGAGGGATATTTGTGTTAGAATTAAAtctgcttggggcagctaggtggatagaacaccggccctggagttaggaatacctgagttcaaatacgacctcagacacttaataattacctagctatagtAAGGATATAACTTCTATCTTCAGAGAGCTTGTAGCTTACTGGGGGATATTAGTTAATCAGACATGAATCTAATCCAGAGGCACAAAATCAAATGCTGTAAGaagattttagattttcttttctattttgctaaaaataaaaaaaaagttttttcttcttctttcctatcCCAATTCCACTTTCCCCATCTTGGAGcacacaaataaaaaattctttttgacaaatcttttaacctctcaattgaaaaaaacatttttatctaAAAATAACTAACTTCTAAATGATTTATGGTGAAATTGAATGATTTTCTAATTGCATGCTATACTATATCTTGTACTAAAATTTGTCTACCTCATGTGATTGAATAATTAGGTCCATTCCCACTTAGGTGCCAGTCAATCCTATTAATatagaatcaaaataaaatatttttcttttctaaaaaggAATTCTTGTGTAAGTAGAGGTATCTGAAAAGGTTATAATTTGACTAATTGATAAATTATTCGGTGATTCTTGAAAACTCACTCATTCtacaagagagaagaaagaatgatttGAGGATGGGAAGAATGACCTGGATTTTTGTTTATTCTACATGTTATATTCAGTAAATCTTGAAAAGCATTATTATCAATCAATaagttaattattttgaatttaaataaatcaataatttattaatgattaattcaataaataatttattaagcaatatATTGGGGTTAATACTGGTTTTTGCTCTCATAAAATTTTTAGTGTAGTAGGGTTTATTAATCTCCATTTCCACTGACACATTACATGTAAGAAAACACGTGTTAAGAGAAGCACCAAAAAAAAGTTCTATGTGATGTAGGATGAACAAAAGGGAATTACCAAGTAGGGACAATAATTAGGGAGAGAACTAGGATATGATTTGAATCGGGTTTTAAAGAATGGGTAAGATGAATAGACGTGTGTTTTGGGGGTAGGGAGTGATACATATTTGAAAACAATCATACCATCATATTGGAAGAGAGACCTTAGTCATCTAATCCATTCTCCTACATACTATAGGAATCCCTGGTAGATGTTCATGTAGATTCTACCAGAACACTTCCACTCATGAGAGAAACATACCACCTTGGGAAGCAGTCCATCTTTGTGGACAACtataatttattagaaaaattttccttGTTGAGCCCAAATCTGCTTTGATTTCGACCTAATCTTCTCCTATGGAACCACTTGATTCATTTACAAAGGAGAAGAACTAGAAATGATGGATGGTAGAAGTTCCTATAAATTGGAATATGCATTTTCAGGGATGCCAAAGTAAATTATGTATAGGGTAAATTCTTGATTCTCATAATTCTATggtaatgaaattatttttgtgtCATTGCCTTAAGCTTTTCTTTAGCTCTTCAGTGATAAATGCTTTCCCTATCTACCTCTTGAGATAAAAATAACTTcttcattgtcatttttcttacaCCAATAGCAGAGGTCAGCATTGCTCAGGCAGTGATGCTGGTCAATTCACTGgccagagactgaatttgaaaatGTACGTTTATTCAGGATCTAAAGTGGCTTCTCTCCCAAAGATGCTTTCTTTATACAAACAGTGTATCCATGTACTTCAAAACAATATTGATTGTAAGtactttttcatgtttcttaTCATGTAATTGCCCATTCAACAGTCCACAATTCAAAGAGTTTTGTCTGTAGAATATAATCTGTTTTTCATACATAACCCCCAGAGAAAGTTTAATTGAATTGAGTAGAATAATGACTGACAGTGAAGACTATACAGAGAATTTAAAGTTATCTGTGTTGTTTGACAGTGCTCCAAGAAGTTGGTGGCGTTCCCtttgatatcctggaaccagtgTTGGAATGTTGTACCCCAAAACAATTGTCAAGAGTAGAGGAATATAATCCGGTAAACACTACCTGTGATGTATGGTTTGACTTTCTAATGGCTGTTTTGATTGAACCatttgggaaggggaaaaaaataaaacagcctTATTTTCCCTTGAGAAAACTGGAATTGGGTTTTCCTAAAATGAAGAGGGAGTGGGGTTTCTGCATCCATGTACCTTTTCTATGTGTTTTTCTATATTCTCCCAAACCATTAAAGTAAAATCCTGATACGCAGGGAGATATTTCATTGGAGAATTTGACAGAACTAAATAGCTTGCTATCCTTTATATCACCCAAAGTCATACCATTTAGACTGAAACAAAATCTGATTTGGATTTTGCTGAACTCCATTATTCACCAAATTATTAACTTATTCCCTATCTAGATGATAATATTGTAGAGTCAAAGCATGAATTTGAAGTTAGAAGATATGGGTTTAAGAGTCAAAGGATCATAAAGAACTGGGAGCTCTTAGGAGGGACATCTAATTCAATTGTCATTTGCTAATAAGACATCTATGTCTCCAAATTTTTTCTTCACATAGTGCCATAGGTAAAAAGTTTTAGTATTTCCtaacatatgtatgcatgtatagtTGTTTATAAATTAAATACAAGTTCCAGTGTACTTACACTGAAAAGAGTGttgaacttgaagtcaagaagttctgaatttgaatcctgtctcaatCCCTTATTAGTGGCATGATTATGAACACTTAATTTTTGTCAgtatcaatttcctcatatataagatGAGAATACCCTACGCTACAGGATTTTTATTAAATGTGAGAATTTGTATTTTCActttacatatatgtacatatatatatatatatatatatatatatatatatatatgtaagccATAGATTCCATGGAGTTGGAAGAGGCTTCAGAGACCtctttttgctattgttgttgctgttcagtcattttttcagtcatgtccaactcttcatgaccccattttgagttttcttggcagagatattagagtgatttgctatttccttctcaactaattttataggtgagaaaactgaggcagacagatatgaagtgatttgtccagggttacttagctagcaagtatctaaggtaggatttgaactcaagtcttctttactccaggtccagtgctctaaccatggTGCGTCCTTTCTACCTCTATGGAATACTTAATGAACATCCATTATGACATAAAGCTCAAGTTTTTGAAATAACATCTGACTATAAAAATATCAAGGTCATTTCCTATGTGGAGCATGGAAAAATAGTtctatttttagtcatgtctctCTTTAATTTTCTGAATATTTATTATGCCCCTCCTCTGTGAAAGACACTTTGCCAGGGATAGGGGCTGGACTGAGAATTTGTGTAACAAGCTCCCTACATGGATCTTCCTCTATCAATGGTGACTTCCACCTTCTCTTGAAATGTTACTTAGAGTCCTAAGGAAGCACCTACAGATTCATGATCTTATATTAACAgatctaaataaaatcttacatttAAAGTCAATTTATGTATAAAGCAAAAATATCTTTAGGGTCTTTTCTAAAGATAAATGCAGATTTGATTTCTCTAATCAGTTTTCTCTCTAATCTTGCCTAGCAGGACATGTAGCTTAAACTGAGCTATTTGTTTGGTCATAAGGATCATAATAATTTTAGAGCCAGAAGGTATCATTCTGAAACAAAGCAGGGATTTTAAcccaggatttgaatgcaggtcttcctgactccatgtccaataAGCCCTACCTAGTGCACTATGTGGAGATTATTAATTTCAATGTATCAGCTAATAAGGAATTTACATTATTGCATATGtgtaaactatatcaaattgttttccatctcagggagggggatggagaagtAGAGAAGGagaatatttggaactcaaaattaaaaaaaaagaatattgaaaattatgtttacatgtatttggtaaaaaaaaattgataaaaagaaattatgtctCCAAAGGCTGGGGAAAGCTGAGTTATTAATGGGACCCTTTTACTTTTCACccctaagaactttatcaaaCTGGCTGATCATTTGTGGAAGAGGCATTGccagagagaatttaagaatgaGCAGCAACAGGACAAAGAGTCATGGCGTGAAATGTACTTTAGGTTTTTTGATCAGAGAGAACAAAAATTGAAGACTCTCACAAAGAACATCATTTTGTCCCAGTCTGAAAAACCCAAAGGTaattaacaattattttatttttcttgtttcttttaacattttccttttcgtTAATATAAACATGATGAATATCAACCAAtatgaacattttcatatatgaagaataaaaaaatgaaagtatacaTCTCCATTCTatatagttaattattaaatatattttaatatatttgtctataatatgttatatattttatataatataacgtataatttaagtattaaatatatttaaaatctaatgtgatatttattaatatttccctTATGAACTTCCTTACggtatttttaaatgattctttaaagtttttctttttctccattttttacaTCATTTATCACCACTCTCATCTTTAACTATCTACCTCCTATAAATTCCTACCTTGTTTTATATAGTTATAGTCACAAACAACTAatagattatttaatttatacttatttttcaacttttttcataAATGGGTACCCTGAGAAAACTTTTCCAAGGCACAAAGTACTTATTGGATACAGTAcaagatttttatttgttcttaggATTGTTGCATATccaagaaaatagtaataatagttaaCACATGATTTCAAATTTACATAATTAAACATACCTACATATGTAAAATctttgaatctcacaacaacctgggGGGGTGGGCCTATAGTGTGTTGGACAGGGAGCTTGAGTATACAGGTTTAAATCTTGGCACCATTTTACTGACTACTTATGGAATCTTGGgaaattcccttaatttctcaaGATCTATTTCCCTCTGTGAAATGAGGTAGTTAGACTGGCTGGCTAACCTTGACAGTTCTTTTATCTAGATTTacaattcctatttttcaaatgaagaaaaagagattcagagaagtcaaatgattttctcaaggtcatataCCTAATGTCTAATCCAGAAAGGTGTTTTCAAAAATTACTTTCTTTGTGTCAATTATAAGCAAAAATTATTCTGgaacaacaaaatagaaaatagatccaTAAATATGAGCAAGAGGCATCCTCAAAACCCATTTAATCGGAtcttctttattttagagatgaggaaacttgagacccagggaagttaagaaatttacccaaggtcatacaagtagtaacTGTTAAGAGGCATGATctgaaccctggtcttctgattccaaagacAGAACCTTTTACTTAAAGAGTGACTTTGGGTCAGGTCTTTGGTCTTCACTTATTATTCACTTTtggtaaaaataatttctttggaaattttATAGTACCCAGAAATTAGATTGGGTTTGATTCTTTAGTGGACTTTTATtccttataaaatttttatatcgaTATGTTTGTGTGCATGTTTATTTGTGTACTGTAAATTCATCAGGTTCACATTTCTTAAGTAatcctttcttatttttgtatattgaaatgtttatATTTGGTGATTAAATTTACAAAAGactttagatctttttttttaggctagcaaaattactttttatatttctatatacatgaGAAAAAACCCAGAAATCCTTGACCATTAAAACTATACAAGCTGCAATGTATATAAGCCTTATACTACTCCTGG is drawn from Macrotis lagotis isolate mMagLag1 chromosome 5, bilby.v1.9.chrom.fasta, whole genome shotgun sequence and contains these coding sequences:
- the LOC141523766 gene encoding elongin-A-like, whose translation is MYVYSGSKVASLPKMLSLYKQCIHVLQNNIDLLQEVGGVPFDILEPVLECCTPKQLSRVEEYNPNFIKLADHLWKRHCQREFKNEQQQDKESWREMYFRFFDQREQKLKTLTKNIILSQSEKPKGHQIKMAYVQGIRKPPGELRSHTESCGSSRVPFNKLSKRKLGNEERNDSGSDDVAAANTSVSGGSQPDAKKVKKIAPMMSKSLKTFKNRIGPWQSRF